The genome window AGTTTCTCAACTAGCTCCTGTCCTCTCTGCACCAGGCTTGTGAGAGTGGCTCCTGCCTGGGACGCTATGGACGCCAGCTCCACCTAGACCACAACATACACATGCATGAGTTTCAACATAGGAACTTTCCTCAATTTGTTTTATTTCTGGTCTCATTAAAGGTACTCAGTGATATGCGTTTACCATGAGGAGCGGTGTGACTGACTTCCAActtctgtgcgtgtgtgcgtgcatgtgtgtgatgATGCTTGGTGATCATTGCACTCACCTCCTGCCCTGTGACCAGTAGCACGCTGCCCTCCTTGCCGTGTTGGACTTGCCTGGAGATGAAGTCCAACACCAGCAGCTCGCTCCAGCAGTTGTGAAGCAGCTTCATCTGATCTCCCACCTGATagaagacagaaggaaggaaCATCCATTCAAACAGACATATTTGGGGTGTGTTCCAGACACACAGATTCCCATGCTTTTGAATCCCCATGGCTTTGCTACATAACAAGGTAACAGACTTAAAATGGTTTGGTTAAAATGACAACACCCAAGGTAAGTAAAAACATTTGCTAAACtaaagtgaactatccctttaactatCAATGAACTTAATGTGGTTAACCAGAAGTAGTAGTAATGCACCATTACAGATAGGGGCAAACAGTTGTAATGAATGCCCATGGTCAGACTGATAGTGTGAAGTGAAATAGAGAAAATTCAGATTAGTTCCCAGGCTACATAAAAAGGTTAACCAAACAATGGTGGGTGGATTCACAGTAAACATGGGGGCGGGGTCACtttataaaatacaatttatacagTATAATCCAGAAAACCTTTCTGATATGCCAAAAGATTATTGTAGTCTGCTTTTTGTGGCATAGTCAAGCTATGGATTATGAATGATCCATTATCCACTATCCATTATCCATTTCCTGAGTTGAAGTTGTATTTTGGGTAAATGTCACTAACAACTACAAACCCAGAGAACAGCAACACTGTACAGACAAAATCAATATTCATTGCAATTACAGTTTAACAACCAGCCCATCTCATCACATGACGTGAGTGTGAGCATGCTTGTTTGACAAACGTCAACATTCTTTGAATATCAGTTAAGTCTTCCATTTCATGGAAATTCACAAGCCAGGGACAAAAGCATGTCAACATCACCAAAGATACCTAGATATAGTATATGAACAGAGACCCATCGAGACATGGCCCCATTTAGTCTGGATTTTCTGTTGCCATGGCAAATGGATACTATTTACCACCAAGTCGAGCTCTGTCACCACGAGGTCGGTTTTTCATTTATTTGTTGTAGCACAGCGAGTTCTTTAACACAAATACCAGACCGGATTCAATACACACTTCAGGAATTGCACAACAAACCATTGACACACAGCAATGTGAATGCAACAGAATATGTTGGGGGGGTTTTCATTCGGAATACAGTGTACACCATAAAGACTCTAGTCTGGCATCCGACTGCTATTCCCCCATCTGCACCTATTGAAAATGTCAAGTACCTCAGAATTTTGATGgattttctttcttctctctctatctcccagctCTCACTCGCCCATGGGTGAGTCCGTGAACTATTTCTAACAGTCAATGGTGAATACCACTCTAGGATTTAATATGACGTGTATACTGCCTATTGTACAACCATTGAGGTGCCGGTTGAGGCAAAAGTATTGTGAGTGTGAAAAAAAAGATTATCTGAATTCATGAAAGTGATTATTTTGTACTATTAACCAACATACTGAACaacatgttttatatttttgtcttGATACACAACTAGAGCAGCTGTTCTGAGTGCATATGGTGCAATGCTAATGTCCACCTGGCTCATTCTATTGCTATTGCATGCCATGCTAGCAAGTCATTACACCTGGTAAATGAGGTAGAAGTTCCTTCCGGAAGCCATTCTACTGTGAGGGGATTGACACACACCTGTTCAATACAGATGTAGACACAAAGACCTGGAAACTACCCATCAACACGTGGTGAAGAGAGTCAATAAGCTAATGTATGCCACATCCaccatcgcacacacacacacacacacacacaaacacccacatacaaacacatacatacacacagcccAGCTTAGTACTGGCATGAAAAACACATGGTAACCCATCTCCAGATATTGCCGTTTGTTACCAGCGTAGCACTGTTGAGTAAGTTTGCATGCACACTAATAATCCTATATTAAAATGATTATGGCAGTAGGGTGAGtatggcattagtcatgtaaacaccttactctgatTATCTTAATGGTCATTAAGGTCTTAATCGAAGTAAGCATATATTCTGatttattaggacatgtaaacagcgGTGTATTTGTTCTAGCACGGGCAGCGCGAGTCTCTCACTTTAGCGCCAGTGAAGTGAGTTTGGAAAATGGAAagtatgcatcttagaaatagttttcacattTAAACTCTATATGTCTGAACTCAGATTCAAATAGGCTtcatatttataatactattataatatggttaaatatgaatataataATATTTTGATTGATAtaacgtttattttgattggcaTTTTTGGCATTTATCAAAGTCCTattaggtagcctgatttcagatgtgtcccaTTTATCAAAGTCCTattaggtagcctgatttcagatgtgtcccaTTTATCAAAGTCCTattaggtagcctgatttcagatgtgtcccaTTTATCAAAGTCCTattaggtagcctgatttcagatgtgtcccaTTTATCAAAGTCCTattaggtagcctgatttcagatgtgtcccaTTTATCAAAGTCCTattaggtagcctgatttcagatgtgtcccaTTTATCAAAGTCCTattaggtagcctgatttcagatgtgtccacgtaaacaggattattagggaaattgttcttgttgcaaagcatgtaaatgtTTAAATCAAATGATTATATTAATCTTATTATCCACAAAAATCATAGTAAAATGgggcggcagttagcctagtggttagagtgttggactagtaaccggaaggttgcaagattgaatccccgagctgacaaggtaaaaatctgtcgttctgcccctgaacaaggcagttaacccactgttccctggtaggctgtcattgaaaatgagaatttgttcctattaactgacttgcctagttaaaaaaaggttaaataaaaaatgtgcatgtaaacataccTATTGACTGTAAGGAATATAATGTATTTCGATGCATTTTAGTATGATCATTCAATCATTGGAAATatttccttgtgtgtgtgtgtgtgtgtgtgtgtgtgtgtgtgtgtgtgtgtgtgtgtgtgtgtgtgtgtgtgtgtgtgtgtgtgtgtgtgtgtgtaaagctaccggagctgttgccagatcattttatgttcatttctctacaataacctgcctccaacgtcgttttagagaaggagtatttctgtctgtaatgaagcccttttgtgggggaaaactcattctgattggctgggcctggctccccagtggatgggcctatgccctcccaggcccacccatgactgcaaccctgcccaatcatgtgaaatcaatagattagggcctaatgaatttatttaaattgactgatttccttaaaagaactgtaactcagtaaaatctttgaaattgttgcatgttgaatttatagttttgttcagtatattaaatAGTGATTatgtattatatagtatagtGATTGGATAACAAATACCACAATTAAAATGATTTATTAGACATATGATGACAATCAGATAATACGTATATCACAAGGCTTATTTAGTAGCTTTCTCTCATCTTAGATCAAACAAACTTTCAGAAGTCTAGCTGTAGACTGATAAGAAGAAGACGCCAATTAATGGTCACTTTTAAAAATATTGAAATAGATTTTGTAACGATTTGACTATGCAGAAAGCTGTAAAAATCTCAAATAAAACTTGATCTTTTACAAATACTGTCTATCCCTCCACATGGAAAACCCAAACACATTAACTAAACACTCTGGAGTACACATTCCACTCTTATCTACTGCAAGGAATACCTTCAGTACCGGCAAAAGTAACTGGGGACTTCTTGGCAGATAGTCCTGTTAGTCATAGTCAACTGGTTTTATGTCTTAGTGCTCCTCCTACAGAAAGTGAAAGTTGACTGTGGCTAGTATGCTCTTGTGGTGAAGCTTTTCACATTATATGAAGGTAGTTTGTGCTACACCTCTTATTTTGTGTTATTTACTCTGTATATACTGAATCTACTATAAGATAGAGGACAACAAAGGCAAAGGGTATTATATATAAATGAATCTAAAACAATGTAATGTGTTATAAatttaatacagtaatataattgCTATTGTCTGCTTCAGCCGTGAAAGGAAAGCCATACCATACCAAAATGTTTAACTGACCTTAAGAACAATAAGCCACACTAAACTGTTAACTATTCAAGTATTAATAAACCCCCAGACCctgaaaaataaaacatttcatcCATCAGCCTTTGTACTGCTCTAAACCTTATCAAACCAAACAATGCTTCCATTGTGGTGAAAATATTGAAAGTAGGGACATGGTATTGCTTTATACAGCACTTTAAGAGAGTCCACTTCCTTTACATCAGCATAAAACTCAAGTGTTTTATTTTAGGAGAGATGAACGCCGACCTCGACCTAACCAGGTTAAATCACTGCAAGTATGCTATTACCAttcatcactatcacacacacgctcccacgcacacacacacacacactggcactcactcacccacccacacacacacacacacaaataaaatatCCTCCCTAACTCACTCTAAATTAGTTCAGTCAACATCACCGTGAACCTTGGGAGAAGGGATAATAAGCAGATTGAGGCATAATTCAATCATTTGAAATAAAATGCTGCTTTATAAAAGATCTCTTCTCCTGATAACACTGTTCCATTCTGCCTGTCAGGATGGCCAAGAAGGGTTGACTTCATAAAATCTCTTCCAGATAGGAATGGATGAAGGTCAGACTGAAATGAATAGCGTTGGGTGACATACGGAACCACAGTGAAGAGATTGCCCTTTCCTGGCTCCTCTCCTCAATGTGTGAACCGAATGGCAGCGATGCGCGCCCACACAGTCCCTGCTGCAACTAGCATGCACCCAGTGCTCAAGTAGCTACAACGTGTCAGAGCATCTGTTTGTTCACCGCTGATAGTCGGTAGCCCGAGTCACGCCTGACCAGAATGGGTCTTGAGGAGAGCATTACGGGAGGGCAGCGGTTGAAGCTAAGTCAATTAGCCGTTCACCTCATGGTAGCATTACACAGAGCGAAAATCGATggattagccagttagcttgaatAAACACTCACAAATAGCGTGCTACAATTCCCTGGTGTGTAAAGAATTCTAAAGTGGGATATGACTTATTAAGGTCAATTATAGCATGCCCATTCTGATGTTGTGTGGAGTTATTACAGAATATATAGTCAAATTCAGACCTCTCTCAATGTCACTATTCTATGTCACCATAGTGACATGCACTACCATTCaatagtttggggtcacttagaaatgtccttgtttttgaaagaaaagcacatttttttgtccattaaaataacatgaaattcatcagaaatacagtgtagacattgttaatgttgtaaatgactattgtagctggaaacggcatatTATGCAATAtctgcataggcgtacagaggcccattatcagcaaccatcactcctgtgttccaatggcacgttgtgttagctaatccaagtttatcattttaaaaggctaattgatcattagaaaaccattttgtaattatgttagcacagctaaaaactgttgtcctgattaaagaagcaataaaactggccttctttagactagttgagtatctggagcatcagcattttgtgggtttgattacaagctcaaaatgtccagaaacaaagacctttcttctgaaactcgtcagtctattcttgttctgagaaatgaaggctattccatgcgaaagattgccaagaaactgaagatctcgtacaacgctgtgtactactcccttcacagaacagcgcaaactggctctaatcagaatagaaagaggagtgggaggccccggtgcacaactgagcaagaggacaagtacattagagtgtctagtttgagaaacagacgcctcacaagtcctcaactggcagcttcattaaatagtacctgcaaaacaccagtctcaacgtcaacagtgaagaggtgactccgggatgctgcacttctaggcagagttgcaaagaaaaagccatatctcagactggccaataaaaagaaaagattaagatggacaaaagtacactgacactggacagaggaactctgcctagaaggccagtcttaaagtatttggttttaaatatacttaagtttcaAAAGTGAAATTCCAAATATTGTGCAAACCAAACTTcaccattttcttgttattttaaattacagatagccaggggcgtgCTCCAACACTAAGACATAATTTACATGTGTGTTTAGAGCCCGCCAGAACAGAGGTAGTAGGAAtacccagggatgttctcttggtatgtgtgtgtgaattggaccattttcctgtacttttgggtgtcaaggaaaatgtatggagtaaaaagtttttaaaaaatatttaggaatgtagtgaagtaaatgttgtaaaaaatataaatagtaatgtacatagtaagtagtactttaaagtatttttacaccactgcatataACTAATATGTCAATGGCACAATGGTTAAAATGGTTAAAAGTCACTATTAAAAGTCACTACAATGGTTAAAAGTCACTATTTTTTACATATTCATGGGAGACCGTGTTGTAGGTGGCTACTGTAATGAAAGGGTAACTTGTTGATGCTGCTTGGTGGAATACcccctgggctgtgtgtgtgtggaataccccctgggctgtgtgtgtgtggaataccccctgggctgtgtgtgtgtggaataccccctgggctgtgtgtgtgtggaataccccctgggctgtgtgtgtgttgaaaaaAAAAGCTGTCACTCTGCTCTCTCAATTGTCATGGATACGGATGTGCTTCCTTGATTCCACCTGTCATCGTCTTTTCATCATGGTGGACACCTCTGCAGTAGGAAGTCCCAAATAAACAGCAGAATAATGTGTGAGAGATGTGTGCATGGCTGTCCATGCGTAAAATGGTAAATgttgacagtgtatgtgtgtatatgtgtgtatgtgcaaaTGTGGGTGCGCTTGTGTGTATCCCAATGTTATTGCATTGGCGATTTTCGCTCAGTTCAGGAATTGGTTATCATATTCATTGTTGAGTTTTTCCCAATTCATCACTTGAATTTTAATTCACATCCTGATATAGGGAACTCACCCCAATAAACAAAAACTGACACAATAAAATATGCCATATGCCTTTTGAAAATACAACATTATGTATCCTCCATGTTATGATTCTCACAGGCCCCACTCAGGTGATTAATAAATATTAGACTACGGGCTCTACACAATTTGAAACCTTTAAACCAGAAAGGGCTTTTGTCAGCCTTAACTATACAAAAGGTCTTACCTGTAAGCCTGACGAAGACCTTTGTGGTTGAAACATTGCTAATAAAACGTCAGGAGCATCAAAACAGTGGGAaggtttttttgtcttattttcaAGTCCTTTTGTACAAAAGTGTACAACACTTTTGTACTAATAGATTATTTTTTCATGAAAAAAGTGTAAGGATGGCATATCATCTACAGTCTAAACCATCTCTGAGAAATGTGGAGGTTTCCAAATGATTAACAACTTTGCTTGGTATGACAACAAATTATTGACTCTTGGTTCCCTACCTTGAGCTCCTTGAAGAAGATGCAGCTTCGGGCCCACTCCACGATGGAGAAGAGCGTCTGGTCGGCCATGTGACACATTAGGCTGAAGGGGCTGAGTCTCTCCTGACCCTTGCCCCCCTGGCCACTCTGCTCCTGCTGAAGGTGAGCAGCGATCTTACTCTGTACCTGCAGCTCGTCCGGGTCACATCGCAGAAACTCCAGCACCAGCTGAGGCACCCCGGGGACCTTCGGAGAGCCCGGTCCAGAGTATACCTGCTCCGGGTAGGTGTAGCTGCCCACTACCGAGTCTGGGGAGCTTGTGTAGTGGTCTGGGTACTCGGACTTGATCGCCCTGCTGGGGAAGGAGGCGTACTGGTACTGGGGGGGTAAGGGTGCATGGGGGGGGAGTCCAGGCATAGCCATGCCCAGTGAGGGGGGTCCGTAGAGGCTGCGGTCGTAGTCTGTGGGGGCGATGGGGGTCGTGGTGGTGTGGAGGATGCCCTTGGGGAGCGGATGGAGGCCCGGGAGACTGCCCGTGAAAGTGTAGTCTGTCTGGGTGTCAGGGGAGAGCATCGGAGGGGTGGTCTCCATCTTGAGGCCGGTGGCTCGAATCAACGCTTTCTTCTGCTGCTTGAGGGCTCGGTCGCGCTTGTACATGGGGCCAAACTTATTCCGGCCTCCTCGCATGCGATCGGCACGGACAGCTGATGGAATGAGAGCAAGATCGAACGCCATTACTGTTATTCGATTCATTGCTAGCATTCACTATGCAGAGGTTGAAGTTAGCATGTGAGAGTTCTTGGTGCAGCAATCAAAATGTGAACCAAAAATACACTAATAGAGCAATCTTTTTGTAGATTTAATGTATATATTTGAAGATATGGATTAAATCCATTGTAAAGTACATTTAATTTCCAGGGATAAACTAAAATGTTAGTTAttgttttgttattattctgaATCCCAAAATAACTTTAAATTGCATTTACAGATTGATTTATGATTTAATGACATATGAAGAATAACCTCATCCAAAGCTCTTCTAATTATTCAGTCATATTAGAAAACATACTGTTCATACACGTTTTTATCAAAGGCTACTGAAATAGTTTACCTGGAgctagatttaaaaaatatataattccaTAGCTAATATGCCAATGTTGATACAGCAATTAAAACCCAAACATTGGCAAAAATATATATGCAACAACTGACAAACTACACTTATAATATAGCTCATTTTTCTTACGTTTCATTAATTAGAGAGGAATATTTAACGACACCTATTTGATAATAAGCCTACCATCAGACAGACTATAATGCAGCCTATGGAAGCCTTCTgttgtaaaataaaatatatcacCAGCACAAAGACATAGACGTGCAATTTCATCAAACAGATATCAAACTTCATCAAATCTGATTTatagccccccaaaaatatacaAGTAGACGT of Salmo salar chromosome ssa01, Ssal_v3.1, whole genome shotgun sequence contains these proteins:
- the nr5a1b gene encoding steroidogenic factor 1b, with the protein product MEYTYDVDLEELCPVCGDKVSGYHYGLLTCESCKGFFKRTVQNNKRYTCAENQDCKIDKTQRKRCPFCRFQKCLNVGMRLEAVRADRMRGGRNKFGPMYKRDRALKQQKKALIRATGLKMETTPPMLSPDTQTDYTFTGSLPGLHPLPKGILHTTTTPIAPTDYDRSLYGPPSLGMAMPGLPPHAPLPPQYQYASFPSRAIKSEYPDHYTSSPDSVVGSYTYPEQVYSGPGSPKVPGVPQLVLEFLRCDPDELQVQSKIAAHLQQEQSGQGGKGQERLSPFSLMCHMADQTLFSIVEWARSCIFFKELKVGDQMKLLHNCWSELLVLDFISRQVQHGKEGSVLLVTGQEVELASIASQAGATLTSLVQRGQELVEKLQTLQADRREIACFKFLILFNPDVKLLESQAFVEGVQEQVNGALLEYTMCAYPQHLDKFSRLLMRLPELKALSAQAEDYLCYKHLSGEVPCNNLLIEMLHAKRACA